The genomic interval ttgagcacaggctcatctggattgagcaaggcgtcactaggtctactgtagccccctggtcaaggcacatatgagaaagcaatcaatgaacaactaaggtgccacaaggaagaattgatgcttctcatctttctcccttcctgtctgtctgtccctatctgtctctctctctgactctctctgtctctatcataataaaaataaaaggaagaaaaagagcttttaaaaaaatcacaggtcaggctggaagatCTCTTAAAAGCAGCACCAATAGTAGCATATCCTGAAGATGGGATCGCAAGGGTGGCTAAAGAACAAGAACAGTGCTCAGGCCCTTCCCTGACATTCCCATTTGCCCTTCATTTCTCAGTTACAGGCCCAGAAACTACGACTGGCATACACAAGGAACTCCCATTATGGTGGTTCTCTGCCAAACGTGAACCAGATTGGCTGTGGCCTGGCTGAGTTCCAGGTGAGTGGACATCAGCTTTGGGAGAGTGCAGGTTCTCAGGCAGCTCCTCCGTTGACTCACCTGTGTGTTTTGGCAGAGCCCCCTCCACTCACCTTTGGATTCATCCCGGAGCACTCGGCACCACGGGCTGGTGGAACGGGTGCAACGAGATCCCCGAAGAATGGTGTCCCCACTCCGTCGCTACCCCCGCCACATATCCTTCATAGAGGGTTTGGGGAGCTTGGGGGGATGGTGCATTGGGGTCCCTTAGGAAGTCATGGTGGGAAGAGACTTAAGTGTCATCCATTCCCATCCTTCTTCAGGGGCTCTCCTTTACTCAGCTTCCCAAAAAAGTGACCATTGGCTCATGTGTCAGCGCTGGCTCCTGTGCAAGGGAGGGGAGCCCCTGAGGTTCTGCCCTCCATCTCTAGCTGCCTCTGACCGTCCTTACTCAACTTGTTCTTTGATGCTAGAGGCAGGGCTCTTGGACATGTCTCTTGCTAAGGGAGATTTGGTTCCCTCACATTTCTGtccttagctttattttttatctttttatcttttttttttttgtatttttctgaagctggaaacggggagagacagacagactcccgcatgcgcccaaccgggatccaccggcacgctcatcaggggcgatgctctgcccaccagggggcgatgctctgcccctccggggcaaccagagccactctagcgcctggggcagaggccaaggagccatccccagcgtccaggccgtctttgctccaatggagcctcggctgcgggaggggaagagagagacagagaggaaggaggggggggtggagaagcaaatgggcgcttctcctatgtgccctggccgggaatcgaacccgggtcccccacacgcctggccgacgctctaccgctgagccaaccggccagggccttttatctatttttaaaaatttttttttatttattcattttagagaggagagagaaagggagagagagagagacagagagagagagaggagagagagacagagagaggaggtagggaggagctggaagcatcaactcccatatgtgccttgaccaggcaagcccagggtttcgaactggcgacctcagcatttccaggtcgacactttatccactgtgccaccacaggtcaggcttttttttttttttttttttttttaagatttttatttattgtgccctggctggatagctcggatggtaagagcgtcatcccgaagcacagaggttgccggttagatcctggatcagggcacatacagatcaatgttcctgtctctccctcccaccctccctctcactgaaattaatatattagcttgaccaggtggtggcacagtggatagagtgtcggactgggacgcagagaacccaggttcgagaccctgaggtcgccagcttgagcacgggctcatttggtttgagcaaggctcaccagcttgagcccaaggtcactggcttgagcaaggggttactcgatctgctgtagccccctggtcaaggcacatatgagaaagcaatcaatgaacaactaaggtgtcacaacgaaagaattgatgcttctcatctctctccttcctgtctgtctgtccctatctgtccctctctgtctctctctgtctctctctgtcacacacacacacaaagaaaaacagcaaaaaaatttttttatttattgattttagaaacgggagagagagagaaagagaaaggggaagggaggagtgggaagcatcaactcatagtagttgcttctcatatgtggtccagcaagctcagggtttcgaactggcaacctcagcattccaggttgatgctttatacactgcaccaccacaggccaggcatcctTTGCTTTCACTCTCAGAGACCTCCACAGATCTGTCTCTTCAAGCCTGCCTAGATACTCTCCTACATTTTCCCAGCTCTGCTGGGCCCGACCCTCTTCTCTTCCATTCTGTGACCCAATTGCTGCCCCTTGTCGAGTTGGAGAAAGGTATTTGTTTCTTGAAACAACTCACCTGCTGCCTTCGTTATTCTCTCATTTGGTCTCTAGCCTATCCAACCTCTCCTCACTTTTTACCTTAACTGGTGCTGTTCACATTGACAGCTCTCCCTATAGTCCTGCCTACTTATCTCCTCCTCCGGAATCCAGCTGGCGGAGGTCAGTGTCCAGACCAGGCAggatctcctgcccactctctgaCATGTCTCTGGAAAGAACTTGGTTTGGGGTTGGGCTTGCTGGGCTAGGCTTTCAGCAGTACCTCCTATtctgagggcagggctgggaggggtgggggcaggtagaGTAGGTGGGTCAGAGTCCAGTGTTGGCCATATTGACATGGGTGGCCAAGCCTCCCAGTCCAAGCAGGTCAGGACCAATGGTAACTGTGGCTAGCTGGGGTGTGTACGTAAGGGGGAAGGGAGTATGGCTATCTCCTGTCAAGATTGGGTGCCAGATACAGTGTTCTGGCACTCAGATTCCTAAACCCTTCCCCTGTCATCTCAGTGCTAATACTGATACCTAGCAGAGTTGCTGGGCTACTAGGTTCCAGTTCAGCTTGTCCTGGCAGATAGAGTTGAGATTTTTTATATCTCCTAGATCAGcgattttcagcctttttcatcTTACAGCACATATAAGCTAGTTACTAAAtttctgtagcacaccaaaaaatgcattaaattttttgtcaatctgaccaaaaaaaataggtataattttgattgattaaaaaaaaatagtaattatctaTCCCTTGTGCTACAaagggacttttaaaaaaatgaggtgcCTACCCCCCCTGCCTCCCAAATtaggtgcctatacttgtatataccaagaattaaccagtcAGGTATAACCATGTTATGTcatgtgaccaataagatgcaactcttttttttttttgtaagatgcAACTCTTTTATGTGACCTATATAtctatggttcaagacagggcattcacaccagGCAGCTagtgttgtgttggctgtttgtcatttttttattcaataatttaaagGAGAatggtcagtgcccctgactaaatattcaggtattgcatgtttttaaaattcttggagTGCACAAGTGTGCTGTGGCCCTAGATTGATTGGGGTAGAGGGTTCATGGGTTGCAGATATTAGAAGAACATGGAAGAAAAGAGGCATGTCCCGGGTGTGTAGCCCTCTCTGCCTCTACCATGACTGCCCCACATTTTCCAGCTCCCATGCCTGCCTTCTTGTCCATTGCTGGCCTTCCTCCTTGTGACCTTGTTTTTCATCCCAGGACAATGCCCTGGAGCAATTTCCCTGCAGAGAAAGGGCAGTTGTTTCGACTACCATCTGCACTTAACAGGTGATGACCCTGGCCTTCTGTAGTCCACATCTCTTATCCATAGTTTCTGAGCTCAACTCCTTCACCCCTTCCCTATCTCAGCCCAGCCAGTGTTTTCCCCTGCTGAGGAGGGCATGGCGGCCAGGAACACCATTACTAGTGCCAGCTGACCTCTCTTCCCCTCATAGGACAAGCTCTGACTCTGCTCTTCACACAAGTGTGATGAACCCCAGCCCTCAGGACACTTACCCAGGTGCTGCACCTCCCAGTGTCCTGCCCAGCCGCCGTGGAGGTAAGTGGGTGTGTTCCAGGGAAGGTAGTAGCCATGCAGCTTGGCTTTGAAGCAGGTAGACAAGTGGGCACTGAAGCCAACTCCACTGCATTTTTTGCAGGTTATCTGGATGGCGAAATGGAATCCAAAGGTATATGTTTCTCACCACTTGTGGGTACTGAATGCCAAAGAATGTCTGGGCTGGTGTTGGTGTCTTTGCGCAGGGCGAGGGAGCTGGACTCCCTCCCACCTGCCTCTGCTTCCTGTCCTGCCTACCTGGCTTCTTCTGCAGCCCTCTCATAagtctttctttttcaagttcctgcGATTGAAGAAAACTTACTAGATGACAAGCATTTGCTGAAGCCTTGGGATGCTAAGAAGGTAGGTGTGGTCCACTATCCCTCTTCTTCCCATGGGCAGGTCTTCCAGGGGCCTCCATTGAGCACTGTCCTCAGTTTTCATATTCTTCATTCTCTTCTCagctgtcctcctcctcctcccgacCTCGGTCCTGTGAAGTCCCTGGAATTAAGTAAGTTATCTCTAATGTTGGCTGAGGGGATGGGGGACAGAAGTAAAGGGAAATGTGGGAGGCCGGTCTCTGCTCTTCCCTAACAGCTGCCCCCCGATTACATCTCTCTTATCCTCCTTCTCCCAGCATCTTTCCATCTCCTGACCAGCCTGCCAATGTGCCTGTCCTCCCACCTGCCATGAACACGGGAGGCTCCCTACCTGACCTCACCAACCTGCACTTTCCCCCACCACTGCCCACGCCCCTGGACCCAGAGGAGACAGCCTACCCCAGCCTGAGTGGGGGCAATAGTACCTCCAATTTGACCCACACCATGACCCACCTGGGCATCAGTGGAGGCCTCGGCCTAGGCCCAGGCTATGATATGCCAGGTGAGTGGCTGTCCTGACTATGTCCATGGGGTGCTGCCTGGCAGGAGGGGGCCAAGGAGTGGGAGGCTTGATCACCAATGACTGTCCACATCAACCTGCCACCTATCCACTCCAGGTTTCCCTCCCCGTACTTTTCTGCCAGTGAGAACTGGTAAGTGTGGATTTTTCTAGAAAGAAGATAGAGAGCAGCTCCCAAGTGGGCAAGACCAACCTCACTTCAAGGGACAGTGTAGGGAGGACATTGTGTTGCCACTTCTTTAGTCTGGCCACTGCTACTCATTCTGGGCAGAAAGGGGCCCAGCTCCCATCAATAATGTTGGCATCTCTGGTTTTTTGTCTGTTCGCTTGCAGGACATTCACCTCTCAGCCATCCATCCTTGCAGTCTTCCCTAAGCAATCCCAACCTCCAGGCTTCCCTGAGCAGTCCTcagccccagctccagggctCCCACAGTCACCCCTCCCTGCCCGCCTCCTCCTTGGCCCGCCATGCACTGCCCACCACCTCCCTGGGTCATCCCTCACTTAGTGCCCCagccctttcctcctcttcttcctcctcctctgcttcATCTCCTGTGCTGGGTGCTCCCCCTTACCCAGCTTCTACCCCTGGGGCCTCCCCCCGCCACCGCCGTGTACCCCTTAGCCCCCTGAGTTTGCCCGTGGGACCAGCCGACGCCAGACGGTCCCAACAGCAGCTGCCCAAACAGTTTTCGCCAACAATGTCACCCACCTTGTCTTCCATCACTCAGGTATGCGTGGCCACCTTCCCtacatgtctgtctctcttccccttctctttttctgctAAGTTCTCTTCCTCCTACACTCCTTTCCTCAAATACCTCTTCTCCTTACTTCCCATACTCCTTGTCTCATACTTCCCCTTCAGTTTCTCTGTCCCCTAGCTGCCCCATCTTTTATCCAACTAGTCTCCTCTTGGCTTAAGAGTGCAAGCCCTGGGGTTAAGTTTTCTGATTCAAATCCTAGCCCTACTACTTACTAGTATTCCTCTTGGAGAGTTGTTTAACTTTTGTGAGCCTCAGCACCCTCTTCTTTAAAACAAGGATGGGATTGTAAGAATCAAAAGAAATCATGTACATGAAGTGTGCAGAGCACCGTGCCTAGCCCAGGGGCAGGCTTGACATATGGTagcttattctttcctttttctccctttttttgtttttgttgttcttttcttgtCTGTTTTCTCATGCCTCCATCCTGTCccattccttctcccttctcccttctcccatctcccttctcccttctcccttctcccatctcccttctcccatctcccttctcccttctcccttctcccttctcccatctcccttctcccatctcccttctcccatctcccttctcccttctcccatctcccatctcccttctcccatctccctttccccttctcccttctcccttctcccttctcccatctcccttctcccatctccctttccccttctcccttctcccttctcccatctcccatctcccttctcccatctccctttccccttctcccttctcccttctcccatctcccttctcccttctcccttctcccttttatcttctccctcctttccagaTTTCATAGACCCAGAGATGCTCAGATCATGGAGCCCAAaccctttattttacagatgtggaaagtgGGGCCCCGAGGGAAAGTGATGTTCCCAAGTATACACAGCACGTTAGAAAGAAttagtttggcctgacctgtggtggcgtagtgggataaagcgtcgacctagaacactgaggtcgcctgttcgataccctgggcttccctagtcaaggcacatatgggagttgatgcttcctgctcctcccctttctctctctctctctctctctctctctctctctctctctctcctctctaaaaattaaataaataaaatcttaaaaaaaaacaccttaaaataaaaaaaaaaaatcttaaaaaaaaaaaaaaaaaagaaagaattagttTAGGGCTTTTCCTCaatgctaaaattctaaattctcccctccctccccatccttctcctttttttttttttttgccctctcTGTATTCCTTCTTTCAccctgatgttctttttttttttttttttttttaattcatttttagagaggagagagagagggagagagaggagagagagagacagagagagagagaaggggggaggagctggaagcatcaactcccctatgtgtgttgactaggcaagcccagggttttgaaccggtgacctcagcatttccaggtcgatgctttattcactgtgccaccacaggtcaggccaccctgatgttcttctttccctctcttcttctgtactttctcctcctcctcctcctcctccatcacccTTCCCTGGAATGTGTGTTCTGTGTTCCATCTGACGCAGGTCCCCTTTTCTGCAGGAAAGACTTCCAGGCCAGCAAGGGCTGTGCTCTCTTAGAGCCTGGAGTGAACCTAacatccttccctcctttcctctttctttccctcctctctcattCCCTCTGGCCTTGAAAAGGCCATTTCAAGGCTTTAGAATGGCAGTTCTCAAGTTCACTGTTGTGCTGTCAAGCACTTGTTAGGTTTGTTACAAGTACTTGATTATTAATAATTGTTAAAGAACCAAGGTTTAGGTGTAGTTCTGAACTGGATTCAGAATTATCCTTATGTTAGCTTCACTCAGTTGCTTTCATTCTGATAAGCAATTTTGAGTAATTGCTCCCAACCTCAGGGATATCCATGGGAAGCTTGTCCAGTTTGTGTTGAGAATGGTTGCAATTTCCAAGGGTGGGAAGCCCTAAGAGCTTCTCTTAGGGGCACACTGAAAGGTAAGCTTTCCCCTTTTTCCTTGTCTTTAGGGCGTCCCCCTGGACACCAGTAAACTGTCCACTGACCAGCGGCTGCCTTCATACCCATACAGCCCCCCGAGTCTGGTTCTGCCCACCCAGCCACCCACCCCAAAGCCTCTACAGCAGCCAGGGCTGCCCTCTCAGGCCTGCTCAGTGCAGCCCTCAGGTGGGCAGCCCCGAGGCAGGCAGCCACACTATGGGACACTGTACCCACCCAGCTCCAGTGGGCACGGACAGCAGTCTTACCACCGGCCAGTGAGTGACTGCAGCCTGGGGAATGTGAGTACCTAGGCCCTTAGCTCTGAAGCACGGGAGGGCTGGGAGTGGGCCAGAGGTTCCTGAGTGGTATCACTGGTGCAGTCTGATTTGGGAGATTCAGGTGGGGGAGATCCTGCTTCTCCACAGGGAACATGACACTGCCAACTCTGGGCTTCTCTCATCCTGTGTTTGACccctgttcctgtccctctccccttAGCTATCTCTGCACAGCTTGCTTTTTGATGACTACTGCTTTGACCCGTTCTCTTCCTGGCACGCACAAGCTCTGTCCCAGCAGGTACGGTGCCCACACCTACTCTGGGGCCCGTGCTCACCTCTGTTGCTCTGCTTACTGCTGTTTCCCTGTCTCTGCTTttgtttggggtgggggtgggattgTTGGGAAAGGGGATGTGATAGATGTGTTAGCAGGGCTAGGCAGTGGCAGGCAGGTACCCCTGTTTTGAGGCCCACTTCCTAAATGTCTGTCTGTGTCCATAGCTGGAGCAGTTCAGCATGGAGAGTCCATCAACCAGCCTGGTGCTGGATCCCACTGGCTTTTCTGAAGGGTCTGGATTTTTAGGGGGTGAGGGATCAGTGAGTAGCCTCCAGGACCCCCATGTCCTCAACCACCAGAACTTGACCCACTGTTCCCGCCATGGCTCAGGGCCTAACATCATCCTCACAGGTGAGAGGTGTGGGTGGTCATGGGGGATAGAGGGAGGGAGTGATACATATGCTGACATAGGAAGATATTGATGGGTCCTCACCTATTTTTTCTGCCCATACAGGAGACTCCTCCCCAGGTTTCTCTAAGGAGATTGCAGCAGCCCTTGCTGGGGTGCCTGGCTTCGAGGTGTCAACAGCTGGGTTGGAgctagggctggggctggaggaggagctgcaCATGGAGCCACTGGGCCTGGAAGGGCTCAACATGCTGAGTGATCCCTGTGCCCTGCTGCCTGATCCTGCTGTGGAGGATTCATTCCGCAGTGACAGGCTACAGTGAGGAGACTCGTCATCCCTCTGATTGGCCCTGTTCCCCATCActgtccctttcctcccttccccctggccAGTAGAGACTCTACTTTCTGCCCCCAGGTCCTCTTTCTAATGTGAATGATGGATCCcaagaatgagaaaaagcaaGGGGACTATCCAGATGGCCCCTGAATTCTGCACAAGGGGTCGGTCTGGGGGAGCTCAAGGGAGGGTCTAAAGCACTTGTAACTTTGAACCATCTTTCTGGAGGTCAGAGCCTGTTGGAAAGCAGGGGGTAGAGGGGAGCCTTGG from Saccopteryx leptura isolate mSacLep1 chromosome 2, mSacLep1_pri_phased_curated, whole genome shotgun sequence carries:
- the CRTC2 gene encoding CREB-regulated transcription coactivator 2 isoform X2: MATSGANGPASATASASNPRKFSEKIALQKQRQAEETAAFEEVMMDIGSTRLQAQKLRLAYTRNSHYGGSLPNVNQIGCGLAEFQSPLHSPLDSSRSTRHHGLVERVQRDPRRMVSPLRRYPRHIDSSPYSPAYLSPPPESSWRRTMPWSNFPAEKGQLFRLPSALNRTSSDSALHTSVMNPSPQDTYPGAAPPSVLPSRRGGYLDGEMESKVPAIEENLLDDKHLLKPWDAKKLSSSSSRPRSCEVPGINIFPSPDQPANVPVLPPAMNTGGSLPDLTNLHFPPPLPTPLDPEETAYPSLSGGNSTSNLTHTMTHLGISGGLGLGPGYDMPGHSPLSHPSLQSSLSNPNLQASLSSPQPQLQGSHSHPSLPASSLARHALPTTSLGHPSLSAPALSSSSSSSSASSPVLGAPPYPASTPGASPRHRRVPLSPLSLPVGPADARRSQQQLPKQFSPTMSPTLSSITQGVPLDTSKLSTDQRLPSYPYSPPSLVLPTQPPTPKPLQQPGLPSQACSVQPSGGQPRGRQPHYGTLYPPSSSGHGQQSYHRPVSDCSLGNLEQFSMESPSTSLVLDPTGFSEGSGFLGGEGSVSSLQDPHVLNHQNLTHCSRHGSGPNIILTGDSSPGFSKEIAAALAGVPGFEVSTAGLELGLGLEEELHMEPLGLEGLNMLSDPCALLPDPAVEDSFRSDRLQ
- the CRTC2 gene encoding CREB-regulated transcription coactivator 2 isoform X1, producing the protein MATSGANGPASATASASNPRKFSEKIALQKQRQAEETAAFEEVMMDIGSTRLQAQKLRLAYTRNSHYGGSLPNVNQIGCGLAEFQSPLHSPLDSSRSTRHHGLVERVQRDPRRMVSPLRRYPRHIDSSPYSPAYLSPPPESSWRRTMPWSNFPAEKGQLFRLPSALNRTSSDSALHTSVMNPSPQDTYPGAAPPSVLPSRRGGYLDGEMESKVPAIEENLLDDKHLLKPWDAKKLSSSSSRPRSCEVPGINIFPSPDQPANVPVLPPAMNTGGSLPDLTNLHFPPPLPTPLDPEETAYPSLSGGNSTSNLTHTMTHLGISGGLGLGPGYDMPGHSPLSHPSLQSSLSNPNLQASLSSPQPQLQGSHSHPSLPASSLARHALPTTSLGHPSLSAPALSSSSSSSSASSPVLGAPPYPASTPGASPRHRRVPLSPLSLPVGPADARRSQQQLPKQFSPTMSPTLSSITQGVPLDTSKLSTDQRLPSYPYSPPSLVLPTQPPTPKPLQQPGLPSQACSVQPSGGQPRGRQPHYGTLYPPSSSGHGQQSYHRPVSDCSLGNLSLHSLLFDDYCFDPFSSWHAQALSQQLEQFSMESPSTSLVLDPTGFSEGSGFLGGEGSVSSLQDPHVLNHQNLTHCSRHGSGPNIILTGDSSPGFSKEIAAALAGVPGFEVSTAGLELGLGLEEELHMEPLGLEGLNMLSDPCALLPDPAVEDSFRSDRLQ
- the CRTC2 gene encoding CREB-regulated transcription coactivator 2 isoform X4 — translated: MATSGANGPASATASASNPRKFSEKIALQKQRQAEETAAFEEVMMDIGSTRLQAQKLRLAYTRNSHYGGSLPNVNQIGCGLAEFQSPLHSPLDSSRSTRHHGLVERVQRDPRRMVSPLRRYPRHIDSSPYSPAYLSPPPESSWRRTMPWSNFPAEKGQLFRLPSALNRTSSDSALHTSVMNPSPQDTYPGAAPPSVLPSRRGGYLDGEMESKVPAIEENLLDDKHLLKPWDAKKLSSSSSRPRSCEVPGINIFPSPDQPANVPVLPPAMNTGGSLPDLTNLHFPPPLPTPLDPEETAYPSLSGGNSTSNLTHTMTHLGISGGLGLGPGYDMPGHSPLSHPSLQSSLSNPNLQASLSSPQPQLQGSHSHPSLPASSLARHALPTTSLGHPSLSAPALSSSSSSSSASSPVLGAPPYPASTPGASPRHRRVPLSPLSLPVGPADARRSQQQLPKQFSPTMSPTLSSITQLEQFSMESPSTSLVLDPTGFSEGSGFLGGEGSVSSLQDPHVLNHQNLTHCSRHGSGPNIILTGDSSPGFSKEIAAALAGVPGFEVSTAGLELGLGLEEELHMEPLGLEGLNMLSDPCALLPDPAVEDSFRSDRLQ
- the CRTC2 gene encoding CREB-regulated transcription coactivator 2 isoform X3, whose protein sequence is MVSPLRRYPRHIDSSPYSPAYLSPPPESSWRRTMPWSNFPAEKGQLFRLPSALNRTSSDSALHTSVMNPSPQDTYPGAAPPSVLPSRRGGYLDGEMESKVPAIEENLLDDKHLLKPWDAKKLSSSSSRPRSCEVPGINIFPSPDQPANVPVLPPAMNTGGSLPDLTNLHFPPPLPTPLDPEETAYPSLSGGNSTSNLTHTMTHLGISGGLGLGPGYDMPGHSPLSHPSLQSSLSNPNLQASLSSPQPQLQGSHSHPSLPASSLARHALPTTSLGHPSLSAPALSSSSSSSSASSPVLGAPPYPASTPGASPRHRRVPLSPLSLPVGPADARRSQQQLPKQFSPTMSPTLSSITQGVPLDTSKLSTDQRLPSYPYSPPSLVLPTQPPTPKPLQQPGLPSQACSVQPSGGQPRGRQPHYGTLYPPSSSGHGQQSYHRPVSDCSLGNLSLHSLLFDDYCFDPFSSWHAQALSQQLEQFSMESPSTSLVLDPTGFSEGSGFLGGEGSVSSLQDPHVLNHQNLTHCSRHGSGPNIILTGDSSPGFSKEIAAALAGVPGFEVSTAGLELGLGLEEELHMEPLGLEGLNMLSDPCALLPDPAVEDSFRSDRLQ